From the genome of Amyelois transitella isolate CPQ chromosome 14, ilAmyTran1.1, whole genome shotgun sequence:
gcgataaatCCGCCTTtataccatctctgtctgttttgtgttgttttgtatgttttactcttatggtgtaataaagatttttatctatctatctatctttagTTTCCCAATAATTTTACCTTCGCGGATCGAAAAGGATTtaatttacctacatattgtttaattaagtCTACATATCATTGTTAGCTTAAACAAACATCTAAATGAGTATTCATGTCCTCAGTCTCAACCATTGCAAGGCAACATGGGCAGGGCGTTTTAGTTCCCGTCGCATTCATAGTCTGAGTCTCATCAAATATATCATCTTCGTCGTCATCAATGACTATAGTATTATTTGCGAAACTCGTCGATGCGCCCTCTTCAGGTATAGTACTATTATTATCGAAGAATGATAGGCATTCGTCTAAATGTTCAGCCATAGGTTTCTTGACTTCGTTGTCACAACAAGGACACTTTTGAACGCTAAACATGTCTTTACTAGTTCCAGGTTCTTGTTTTAGAGGCGGCATTACAATTTCTGTAGCTTTGTCCGCCAGAAATGACGGAAGGAAACCAACTTCGGTTGTAACCGGTTCTTCTGGTGTAACGAAATCGCCGGATTTTCTAATATGCTTATCGAATTGTATTTTCTTGACAATAGATTTTACTTTGTTTACATCAACTGGATCGAATGTGAAATTAACATCTTCTACTTtgggttcttttttaattttggttatGTCACCGAATGCTATATTTGTCAAATCTATAGACATATTGGAACTAGAGAAAACATTAGCCTCTTGTTTAGGAATAAAGTTTTCAACTTTAGGCTTTAATGGAGGTAGTACGAAATTAGACGCTTTGATTTCATTTTCTAACTTAATTCGAGGCTGACTAGATACAGTAGGCTTGACATCTTCATTAACATTTTCTTTGCTTAACTTTTCAATGACATCCTTATTCAAACACTCATCCAAATgcctatttatttctttatcatcTATTTTGGCATTACATACAGGACAATtgactaaattatttttaattggcaTGGCAACAATCGTTTTATCACTATTATTTGTCTGTGTGATTTTAAAATCTGAACCATACAGATCTTTCAAAACTGAGGATGCTGCATTCTTGAAATAATCATCAATTTTCCTAATCTTACTTGCTGGAGAATCCAACTGCACAGGGATCGGtttggttttatttgtttttgtttctttattactCATAATTGTGCTATTACTTCTCGATAAACCTTTCTTATTACTATTTGTGTTATCATACTTCTTTGCCCACACACTTCTCACTGTTTCAGCAACAGCATCTACAGAACTAGATCTTTGTCTGTTACCGATCAAAGTGTGACCTTTGCCAGTGAAATGAGGTAAAGGTTTGTTATCTTTGTTAGAATcataatttatatctttttggGTTATCGGATTAATAACAACAGTTTTGCCACCGTTGGACTTTACCGCAGTGGGAATATTAGATGGGTTCTTTAAAAGTGGTGTCAGTGGGTTTCTATTATTTGTCACATCATTAATAgtcttgatatttttatttgctgtattactattattgttgttgtttaaatattttgtgatgtCTTcaatgggattcttttttacaacagcttgttttttatttgttttcttttcggGCTCTTTGATTTTAGCGAATGTGCCACCACAGTGTTTTTGATGGTAGTTCCACCAACTGTCCGAGGGGCCTGGTGCTCTGTTTTGTGAACGACGGACAATGCCGAAATatggtttctttttttgacATGGCCCATCACATCGCCACCAATgattcaaatataattttacctGAACAACagagtaaattatatttattttattgatataaaacttttaaataagtaacagTGTGGTGCATGggaccaatataaaaaagaataggagcactccatctccttcccatggatgtcgtaaaaggcgactaagggatatgcttataaacttaggattatactttaaggtgatgggctaacaaccttaCACTagttgaatatcaattctatcagctGAACAAGACAGTTTCAGGTTTTGTGTCCCATCATGtcttttctttactttttgaaAGTTGTAATGGATTGTGCAATGTATTATATGAACTcttattaaattgttatacCTAGGACtatttaaatgatataattaataagtttatatatagttacttattcattcatataatcatatctatactcttgcggggtagagagagccaacagtcaagaCCGCATGACCGCACCGAAtggtcatgttcagctgtatgggttAGTGATaagattgaaattcaaatagtgacaggttgctataccatcacctacaagaagaatcccaagtttattagactttaccttagtaacattttatgaaatccatgggaaagtcaTTGAGTGGATCTATTACTAAGTGGCGAAAAAGTTgctaaaaatacacaaattaaaaaacattcttACCTCATCGTGAAAATCATGATAAATGGATATATCCAGTCCGGCTGATCTGTTAATCCTGTGCATATGAGCCTGGAAGTTTGGTCCGTGGCCATCTCGTTCCCGGTCTCTACATGTTATGAAGAGATACGCGTGAATCATCTCATGGAGTAATGTCTCCACCAAGTCTTTTCGGGGCCGCAGTTTTAACAATGGCTCACTCAAGGCTATGTCACACAGGCCCCCTCTGCCTTCATAGctggaatttgaatttgtttcgGAATTTATTATCTAATCTCTCAATACTATAAATATCCCTTTAATTCGCAGCGTTAGATATACATAACACACACATTTCGAAAATTCTACCTTCAAAACAATATCGATTCTACAGCGGTTTTTTCGATAAGTTAGTTAAAGACATCACTACCCACCCatagcaaaatataaaacgttattaagttgtaaattttgaaattgaggTACAAAATAGCGTCCCGACCACGAACTGCTCCCGCGCACAtggtaagaaatattatttttatttaattaaaagcatgatttttcgttatattttacattaaatatgtttttatgtttgcaTTCTACAATTattagtacaaaatattagTAACAAAGTCATTTTGTGTTTTCTATAACATGTAAAAGTGGAATGTTAGCTACAATTAACATTGCGAAGCTAACGGTGATTGAGGCGAAGTTACGAATGTTAACAATAACTAACATTGCGAAATGATGAGCAATGTAtttaggcttttttattttaaataaccatGGTGTTGGAGGGTGTTTGCATGAATGGTGGCTTGATTTTGTTCTAGAATAAGTTGCGCTTAGAGCGTGTGAAGAAGATTCTGGTCCTCATCTCTCTGGATAGCAGTATATCAGACGGTGACAAAGAGATAGTAAAAGACGAAACTGTTTATAGTTCTGCACTTCCCTCTCTAGATTCCTCTTTGGAACGTCTGAATATTATAGACGAGTCACATGATGATACGCTTTTGCCTGAAGACGTGATACCATCCACTCCGTCTACTTCCGAAGTTCTCGAATCACATAATTTACCACAAGATTTGCCTGCCATTCAATCAATATCATCTGTCTTGTCGGTTCCACCAACTCCTGAAGCTTCAAGTGTGCCCAAGATCACTCGTTCAAGAAAGAGACCTTTACCAACcttgttgataaaaaaaagacagcattcattaaaaaaacctttgaattttgaatgggAAGGCGgcagatttaaataaactgcAATTTTGgatgaaataacttttattaaatttggctCTGAATCAAAGTCGCCATCTGAATACTATTTCGATTTCTTTAATGaagatgttataaaaataattatagaaaacacaaatttatatgccgttcaaaaatttctaaaaagtttcaatttcaatttgagTTTAAAGCGTTACGAACAGATACGTCAATTTTTACACTTTGTCGACAATACCCAACCAAATGATGATCGTTATTTCAAAGTTCGGCCGATTTTTGAAGTAATACGTCAAAACTGTCTTAAAATAGAAG
Proteins encoded in this window:
- the LOC106132367 gene encoding DNA-dependent metalloprotease dvc-1 → MNLGDPELELIDPTPNIHTLFLHFDKLFFWTKLASRAVVRWSKRMYSCAGICSYEGRGGLCDIALSEPLLKLRPRKDLVETLLHEMIHAYLFITCRDRERDGHGPNFQAHMHRINRSAGLDISIYHDFHDEVKLYLNHWWRCDGPCQKKKPYFGIVRRSQNRAPGPSDSWWNYHQKHCGGTFAKIKEPEKKTNKKQAVVKKNPIEDITKYLNNNNNSNTANKNIKTINDVTNNRNPLTPLLKNPSNIPTAVKSNGGKTVVINPITQKDINYDSNKDNKPLPHFTGKGHTLIGNRQRSSSVDAVAETVRSVWAKKYDNTNSNKKGLSRSNSTIMSNKETKTNKTKPIPVQLDSPASKIRKIDDYFKNAASSVLKDLYGSDFKITQTNNSDKTIVAMPIKNNLVNCPVCNAKIDDKEINRHLDECLNKDVIEKLSKENVNEDVKPTVSSQPRIKLENEIKASNFVLPPLKPKVENFIPKQEANVFSSSNMSIDLTNIAFGDITKIKKEPKVEDVNFTFDPVDVNKVKSIVKKIQFDKHIRKSGDFVTPEEPVTTEVGFLPSFLADKATEIVMPPLKQEPGTSKDMFSVQKCPCCDNEVKKPMAEHLDECLSFFDNNSTIPEEGASTSFANNTIVIDDDEDDIFDETQTMNATGTKTPCPCCLAMVETEDMNTHLDVCLS